The Alosa sapidissima isolate fAloSap1 chromosome 8, fAloSap1.pri, whole genome shotgun sequence genome contains a region encoding:
- the slc4a5a gene encoding electrogenic sodium bicarbonate cotransporter 4 isoform X2 — protein sequence MDPERGMMGGRHRYEEADEEHQSIYIGVPIPRGYRRKRRRRRSMSSRDSGEVERDRRYEHHHRHHEHHDLDRYDIEAGGLDPPEHSLPPDINRTMSPAAERLRYILGDDDDMPTPTLFTEMDTLQHEGDELEWKESARWVKFEEKVEEGGERWSKPHVSTLSLHSLFELRTCLQTGTVLLDLEGYSLPQIVDDIIERQIEEGMIGPELRDKISFVLLRKHRHQTKKPIHRSLADIGKSGGGSAGNRSPNRAPPAGANFNRSTEDLRSKQAGNYGRLRHAQSRSMNDIADTPSTDQLKNKFIKKIPRDAEASNVLIGEVDFLDKPFVAFVRLAQATTLGGLTEVPVPTRFLFVLLGPHGKAKSYNEIGRAIATLMVDDLFSDVAYKARDREDLIAGIDEFLDEVIVLPPGEWDPKIRIEPPKKVPSADKRKSVFSLNELGQMNGAAGGGGGHGDDEEMPAAHELGEELAFTGRFCGGLFLDIKRKVPWFPSDLYEGFHVQSISAVLFIYLGCITNAITFGGLLGDATDNYQGVMESFLGTALAGTVFCLFSGQPLIILSSTGPILIFEKLLYEFSKSNGIDYMELRLWIGIHSCVQCFFLVATDASYIIKYMTRFTEEGFSSLISFIFISDAIKKMVGSFKYYPINTDFKPDYVTQYKCECIAPDPTLDWTQLSKKECVKYGGALVGKSCKFVPDLALMSFILFFGTYSMTVSLKKFKFSRYFPTALRKLISDFSIFMSIMTFVGLDMLMGLKTPKLIVPTEFKPTRPGRGWIVLPFGKNPWWVYVASFVPALLVSILIFMDQQISAVIVNRKENKLKKGCGYHLDLLCVGILMAVCSFLGLPWYVAATVISIAHIDSLKMESESSAPGEQPQFLGVREQRVTGILVFVLTGVSIFLAPVLQYIPMPVLYGVFLYMGVASLSGIQFWDRIKLYLMPSKHQPDFSFLRHVPLRRIHLFTLIQIICLIVLWVLKSTFLAIIFPVMILGLLLVRKMLDMVFSQHDLAWMDDLLPEKEKKKKEDEKKTTKDKKKSRVDDSEDEEKYHPYSNCSPPDSDLDRSITLHLKISCPSSPAGPMSRGMACPVPQVKIEMESDYEDTDTDPRHRDMSSETTL from the exons aTGGACCCTGAGCGGGGCATGATGGGAGGCCGCCATCGCTATGAGGAAGCGGACGAGG AACATCAATCCATCTACATCGGTGTGCCGATCCCTCGAGGGTACAGACGCAAACGCCGGCGAAGACGCTCCATGTCCAGCCGAGACTCGGGGGAGGTGGAGCGAGACAGGCGGTATGAGCACCATCACAGACATCACGAGCACCACGACCTGGACCGGTACGACATCGAGGCTGGGGGCCTGGACCCTCCCGAACACAGCCTGCCCCCCGACATCAACAGGACCA TGTCCCCTGCGGCTGAGCGTCTTCGCTACATCCTGGGAGATGACGATGACATGCCCACACCGACCCTGTTCACAGAGATGGACACGCTGCAGCATGAGGGGGACGAGCTGGAGTGGAAGGAGTCGGCCAG GTGGGTGAAGTTTGaggagaaggtggaggagggtggTGAGCGGTGGAGCAAGCCTCATGTGTCCACACTGTCCCTGCACAGCCTGTTTGAGCTGCGCACCTGTCTACAAACTGGCACTGTGCTACTAGACCTGGAGGGGTACTCCCTACCGCAGATAGTGG ATGACATTATCGAGAGACAGATCGAAGAGGGGATGATTGGTCCGGAACTGCGGGATAAGATCAGTTTCGTCCTGCTGCGGAAGCACAGGCATCAGACCAAGAAGCCTATCCACCGCTCCCTGGCAGACATCGGCAAATCAGGCGGCGGAAGTGCTGGCA ACCGCAGTCCAAACCGTGCCCCACCCGCGGGAGCAAACTTTAACCGCTCCACAGAAGACCTGCGCTCCAAACAGGCAGGCAACTATGGCCGTCTGC GTCATGCCCAAAGTCGCAGTATGAATGATATTGCTGATACACCAAGCACAGACCAG CTGAAGAACAAATTCATTAAAAAGATCCCCCGAGATGCAGAGGCATCCAATGTCCTGATTGGAGAAGTTGACTTCCTGGACAAACCCTTTGTGGCCTTTGTACGTTTGGCTCAGGCAACCACACTCGGAGGACTGACTGAGGTCCCCGTGCCCACCAG GTTCTTATTTGTTCTCCTGGGACCTCATGGCAAAGCCAAGTCCTATAATGAGATTGGCAGAGCCATCGCCACCCTGATGGTAGATGAT CTCTTCAGTGATGTCGCATACAAAGCCAGGGATCGGGAGGATCTCATTGCCGGCATCGATGAGTTCTTGGACGAGGTCATCGTCTTGCCACCTGGGGAATGGGACCCCAAAATCCGCATTGAGCCCCCCAAGAAAGTGCCCTCAGCTGACAAAAG gaagTCAGTTTTCTCCCTGAACGAGCTTGGCCAGATGAACGGGGCAGCCGGTGGGGGAGGAGGCCACGGTGACGATGAGGAGATGCCCGCAGCGCATGAGCTTGGAGAGGAGCTGGCCTTCACTGGCAg ATTCTGTGGTGGCCTGTTCTTAGACATCAAGCGTAAGGTTCCCTGGTTCCCTAGTGATTTATATGAGGGCTTTCATGTTCAGTCCATTTCTGCTGTCCTCTTCATCTACCTGGGCTGCATCACCAACGCAATCACCTTTGGTGGCCTCCTTGGAGATGCCACTGACAACTACCAG GGGGTGATGGAGAGTTTCCTGGGCACAGCTCTGGCCGGGACAGTATTCTGCCTGTTTAGTGGCCAGCCACTCATCATCCTCAGTTCCACAGGGCCCATCCTCATCTTTGAGAAACTGCTCTATGAATTCAGCAA GAGCAACGGCATTGACTACATGGAGCTGCGCCTGTGGATCGGCATTCACTCCTGCGTGCAGTGCTTCTTCCTGGTGGCCACAGACGCCAGCTACATCATCAAGTACATGACACGCTTCACCGAGGAGGGATTCTCCAGCCTCATctccttcatcttcatttcGGACGCAATCAAGAAGATGGTGGGCTCCTTCAAGTACTACCCCATCAACACAGACTTCAAGCCCGACTACGTCACCCAGTACAAGTGCGAGTGCATCGCCCCTGACCCGA CTCTGGACTGGACGCAGCTCAGTAAGAAGGAGTGTGTGAAGTATGGAGGTGCTCTGGTGGGCAAGTCCTGCAAGTTCGTGCCCGACCTGGCTCTGATGTCCTTCATCCTCTTCTTTGGAACCTACTCCATGACTGTCTCCCTAAAGAAGTTCAAATTCAGCCGCTATTTCCCCACTGCG CTTCGCAAGCTCATCAGTGACTTCTCCATCTTCATGTCAATCATGACATTTGTGGGTCTTGATATGTTGATGGGGCTAAAGACTCCTAAACTAATTGTTCCCACTGAATTTAAG CCCACCCGTCCAGGTCGCGGCTGGATTGTGTTACCTTTCGGAAAGAACCCCTGGTGGGTGTATGTGGCCAGCTTTGTTCCAGCACTCCTTGTCAGCATCCTGATTTTCATGGATCAACAAATCAGTGCTGTTATTGTCAATCGCAAGGAGAACAAACTCAAG AAAGGGTGTGGCTATCACTTGGACctgttgtgtgtgggtataCTGATGGCAGTCTGTTCCTTCTTGGGACTGCCCTGGTACGTAGCTGCCACTGTCATCTCCATTGCCCACATAGACTCCCTTAAGATGGAGAGCGAGTCCAGCGCACCTGGAGAGCAGCCTCAGTTCCTGGGGGTGAG AGAACAGAGAGTGACTGGGATTCTTGTGTTTGTTCTCACCGGAGTGTCCATCTTCCTGGCCCCTGTACTTCAG TACATCCCAATGCCAGTACTTTATGGAGTTTTCCTCTACATGGGAGTGGCCTCGCTCAGTGGAATTCAG TTCTGGGACCGCATAAAATTATATCTGATGCCGTCCAAGCACCAGCCTGATTTCAGCTTCCTGCGCCATGTGCCCCTGAGACGGATTCACCTCTTCACACTGATCCAGATCATATGCCTCATTGTCCTCTGGGttctcaaatccacttttctggCCATTATCTTTCCTGTTATG ATTCTTGGGCTGTTGTTGGTGCGTAAGATGCTGGACATGGTGTTCTCGCAGCATGACTTAGCTTGGATGGATGATCTCTTGCctgaaaaagagaagaagaagaaagaggatGAGAAGAAGACAACAAAAGACAAGAAGAAGTCAAGAGTGGATGACAGTGAGGACGAG GAGAAGTACCACCCGTACTCTAACTGCTCTCCCCCAGACTCCGACCTGGACCGCAG CATCACACTGCACCTGAAGATCTCCTGCCCGTCTTCGCCGGCGGGGCCCATGAGCCGCGGCATGGCCTGTCCCGTGCCCCAGGTCAAGATCGAGATGGAGTCCGACTACGAGGACACGGACACGGACCCGCGGCACCGGGACATGAGCAGTGAGACAACGCTGTAG
- the slc4a5a gene encoding electrogenic sodium bicarbonate cotransporter 4 isoform X3 translates to MDPERGMMGGRHRYEEADEEHQSIYIGVPIPRGYRRKRRRRRSMSSRDSGEVERDRRYEHHHRHHEHHDLDRYDIEAGGLDPPEHSLPPDINRTMSPAAERLRYILGDDDDMPTPTLFTEMDTLQHEGDELEWKESARWVKFEEKVEEGGERWSKPHVSTLSLHSLFELRTCLQTGTVLLDLEGYSLPQIVDDIIERQIEEGMIGPELRDKISFVLLRKHRHQTKKPIHRSLADIGKSGGGSAGSHAQSRSMNDIADTPSTDQLKNKFIKKIPRDAEASNVLIGEVDFLDKPFVAFVRLAQATTLGGLTEVPVPTRFLFVLLGPHGKAKSYNEIGRAIATLMVDDLFSDVAYKARDREDLIAGIDEFLDEVIVLPPGEWDPKIRIEPPKKVPSADKRKSVFSLNELGQMNGAAGGGGGHGDDEEMPAAHELGEELAFTGRFCGGLFLDIKRKVPWFPSDLYEGFHVQSISAVLFIYLGCITNAITFGGLLGDATDNYQGVMESFLGTALAGTVFCLFSGQPLIILSSTGPILIFEKLLYEFSKSNGIDYMELRLWIGIHSCVQCFFLVATDASYIIKYMTRFTEEGFSSLISFIFISDAIKKMVGSFKYYPINTDFKPDYVTQYKCECIAPDPMPVPDNTSALFGLNITALDWTQLSKKECVKYGGALVGKSCKFVPDLALMSFILFFGTYSMTVSLKKFKFSRYFPTALRKLISDFSIFMSIMTFVGLDMLMGLKTPKLIVPTEFKPTRPGRGWIVLPFGKNPWWVYVASFVPALLVSILIFMDQQISAVIVNRKENKLKKGCGYHLDLLCVGILMAVCSFLGLPWYVAATVISIAHIDSLKMESESSAPGEQPQFLGVREQRVTGILVFVLTGVSIFLAPVLQYIPMPVLYGVFLYMGVASLSGIQFWDRIKLYLMPSKHQPDFSFLRHVPLRRIHLFTLIQIICLIVLWVLKSTFLAIIFPVMILGLLLVRKMLDMVFSQHDLAWMDDLLPEKEKKKKEDEKKTTKDKKKSRVDDSEDEEKYHPYSNCSPPDSDLDRSITLHLKISCPSSPAGPMSRGMACPVPQVKIEMESDYEDTDTDPRHRDMSSETTL, encoded by the exons aTGGACCCTGAGCGGGGCATGATGGGAGGCCGCCATCGCTATGAGGAAGCGGACGAGG AACATCAATCCATCTACATCGGTGTGCCGATCCCTCGAGGGTACAGACGCAAACGCCGGCGAAGACGCTCCATGTCCAGCCGAGACTCGGGGGAGGTGGAGCGAGACAGGCGGTATGAGCACCATCACAGACATCACGAGCACCACGACCTGGACCGGTACGACATCGAGGCTGGGGGCCTGGACCCTCCCGAACACAGCCTGCCCCCCGACATCAACAGGACCA TGTCCCCTGCGGCTGAGCGTCTTCGCTACATCCTGGGAGATGACGATGACATGCCCACACCGACCCTGTTCACAGAGATGGACACGCTGCAGCATGAGGGGGACGAGCTGGAGTGGAAGGAGTCGGCCAG GTGGGTGAAGTTTGaggagaaggtggaggagggtggTGAGCGGTGGAGCAAGCCTCATGTGTCCACACTGTCCCTGCACAGCCTGTTTGAGCTGCGCACCTGTCTACAAACTGGCACTGTGCTACTAGACCTGGAGGGGTACTCCCTACCGCAGATAGTGG ATGACATTATCGAGAGACAGATCGAAGAGGGGATGATTGGTCCGGAACTGCGGGATAAGATCAGTTTCGTCCTGCTGCGGAAGCACAGGCATCAGACCAAGAAGCCTATCCACCGCTCCCTGGCAGACATCGGCAAATCAGGCGGCGGAAGTGCTGGCA GTCATGCCCAAAGTCGCAGTATGAATGATATTGCTGATACACCAAGCACAGACCAG CTGAAGAACAAATTCATTAAAAAGATCCCCCGAGATGCAGAGGCATCCAATGTCCTGATTGGAGAAGTTGACTTCCTGGACAAACCCTTTGTGGCCTTTGTACGTTTGGCTCAGGCAACCACACTCGGAGGACTGACTGAGGTCCCCGTGCCCACCAG GTTCTTATTTGTTCTCCTGGGACCTCATGGCAAAGCCAAGTCCTATAATGAGATTGGCAGAGCCATCGCCACCCTGATGGTAGATGAT CTCTTCAGTGATGTCGCATACAAAGCCAGGGATCGGGAGGATCTCATTGCCGGCATCGATGAGTTCTTGGACGAGGTCATCGTCTTGCCACCTGGGGAATGGGACCCCAAAATCCGCATTGAGCCCCCCAAGAAAGTGCCCTCAGCTGACAAAAG gaagTCAGTTTTCTCCCTGAACGAGCTTGGCCAGATGAACGGGGCAGCCGGTGGGGGAGGAGGCCACGGTGACGATGAGGAGATGCCCGCAGCGCATGAGCTTGGAGAGGAGCTGGCCTTCACTGGCAg ATTCTGTGGTGGCCTGTTCTTAGACATCAAGCGTAAGGTTCCCTGGTTCCCTAGTGATTTATATGAGGGCTTTCATGTTCAGTCCATTTCTGCTGTCCTCTTCATCTACCTGGGCTGCATCACCAACGCAATCACCTTTGGTGGCCTCCTTGGAGATGCCACTGACAACTACCAG GGGGTGATGGAGAGTTTCCTGGGCACAGCTCTGGCCGGGACAGTATTCTGCCTGTTTAGTGGCCAGCCACTCATCATCCTCAGTTCCACAGGGCCCATCCTCATCTTTGAGAAACTGCTCTATGAATTCAGCAA GAGCAACGGCATTGACTACATGGAGCTGCGCCTGTGGATCGGCATTCACTCCTGCGTGCAGTGCTTCTTCCTGGTGGCCACAGACGCCAGCTACATCATCAAGTACATGACACGCTTCACCGAGGAGGGATTCTCCAGCCTCATctccttcatcttcatttcGGACGCAATCAAGAAGATGGTGGGCTCCTTCAAGTACTACCCCATCAACACAGACTTCAAGCCCGACTACGTCACCCAGTACAAGTGCGAGTGCATCGCCCCTGACCCGA TGCCAGTGCCAGACAACACTTCTGCTCTGTTTGGG TTAAATATTACAGCTCTGGACTGGACGCAGCTCAGTAAGAAGGAGTGTGTGAAGTATGGAGGTGCTCTGGTGGGCAAGTCCTGCAAGTTCGTGCCCGACCTGGCTCTGATGTCCTTCATCCTCTTCTTTGGAACCTACTCCATGACTGTCTCCCTAAAGAAGTTCAAATTCAGCCGCTATTTCCCCACTGCG CTTCGCAAGCTCATCAGTGACTTCTCCATCTTCATGTCAATCATGACATTTGTGGGTCTTGATATGTTGATGGGGCTAAAGACTCCTAAACTAATTGTTCCCACTGAATTTAAG CCCACCCGTCCAGGTCGCGGCTGGATTGTGTTACCTTTCGGAAAGAACCCCTGGTGGGTGTATGTGGCCAGCTTTGTTCCAGCACTCCTTGTCAGCATCCTGATTTTCATGGATCAACAAATCAGTGCTGTTATTGTCAATCGCAAGGAGAACAAACTCAAG AAAGGGTGTGGCTATCACTTGGACctgttgtgtgtgggtataCTGATGGCAGTCTGTTCCTTCTTGGGACTGCCCTGGTACGTAGCTGCCACTGTCATCTCCATTGCCCACATAGACTCCCTTAAGATGGAGAGCGAGTCCAGCGCACCTGGAGAGCAGCCTCAGTTCCTGGGGGTGAG AGAACAGAGAGTGACTGGGATTCTTGTGTTTGTTCTCACCGGAGTGTCCATCTTCCTGGCCCCTGTACTTCAG TACATCCCAATGCCAGTACTTTATGGAGTTTTCCTCTACATGGGAGTGGCCTCGCTCAGTGGAATTCAG TTCTGGGACCGCATAAAATTATATCTGATGCCGTCCAAGCACCAGCCTGATTTCAGCTTCCTGCGCCATGTGCCCCTGAGACGGATTCACCTCTTCACACTGATCCAGATCATATGCCTCATTGTCCTCTGGGttctcaaatccacttttctggCCATTATCTTTCCTGTTATG ATTCTTGGGCTGTTGTTGGTGCGTAAGATGCTGGACATGGTGTTCTCGCAGCATGACTTAGCTTGGATGGATGATCTCTTGCctgaaaaagagaagaagaagaaagaggatGAGAAGAAGACAACAAAAGACAAGAAGAAGTCAAGAGTGGATGACAGTGAGGACGAG GAGAAGTACCACCCGTACTCTAACTGCTCTCCCCCAGACTCCGACCTGGACCGCAG CATCACACTGCACCTGAAGATCTCCTGCCCGTCTTCGCCGGCGGGGCCCATGAGCCGCGGCATGGCCTGTCCCGTGCCCCAGGTCAAGATCGAGATGGAGTCCGACTACGAGGACACGGACACGGACCCGCGGCACCGGGACATGAGCAGTGAGACAACGCTGTAG
- the slc4a5a gene encoding electrogenic sodium bicarbonate cotransporter 4 isoform X4: MDPERGMMGGRHRYEEADEEHQSIYIGVPIPRGYRRKRRRRRSMSSRDSGEVERDRRYEHHHRHHEHHDLDRYDIEAGGLDPPEHSLPPDINRTMSPAAERLRYILGDDDDMPTPTLFTEMDTLQHEGDELEWKESARWVKFEEKVEEGGERWSKPHVSTLSLHSLFELRTCLQTGTVLLDLEGYSLPQIVDDIIERQIEEGMIGPELRDKISFVLLRKHRHQTKKPIHRSLADIGKSGGGSAGNRSPNRAPPAGANFNRSTEDLRSKQAGNYGRLRHAQSRSMNDIADTPSTDQLKNKFIKKIPRDAEASNVLIGEVDFLDKPFVAFVRLAQATTLGGLTEVPVPTRFLFVLLGPHGKAKSYNEIGRAIATLMVDDLFSDVAYKARDREDLIAGIDEFLDEVIVLPPGEWDPKIRIEPPKKVPSADKRKSVFSLNELGQMNGAAGGGGGHGDDEEMPAAHELGEELAFTGRFCGGLFLDIKRKVPWFPSDLYEGFHVQSISAVLFIYLGCITNAITFGGLLGDATDNYQGVMESFLGTALAGTVFCLFSGQPLIILSSTGPILIFEKLLYEFSKSNGIDYMELRLWIGIHSCVQCFFLVATDASYIIKYMTRFTEEGFSSLISFIFISDAIKKMVGSFKYYPINTDFKPDYVTQYKCECIAPDPMPVPDNTSALFGLRKLISDFSIFMSIMTFVGLDMLMGLKTPKLIVPTEFKPTRPGRGWIVLPFGKNPWWVYVASFVPALLVSILIFMDQQISAVIVNRKENKLKKGCGYHLDLLCVGILMAVCSFLGLPWYVAATVISIAHIDSLKMESESSAPGEQPQFLGVREQRVTGILVFVLTGVSIFLAPVLQYIPMPVLYGVFLYMGVASLSGIQFWDRIKLYLMPSKHQPDFSFLRHVPLRRIHLFTLIQIICLIVLWVLKSTFLAIIFPVMILGLLLVRKMLDMVFSQHDLAWMDDLLPEKEKKKKEDEKKTTKDKKKSRVDDSEDEEKYHPYSNCSPPDSDLDRSITLHLKISCPSSPAGPMSRGMACPVPQVKIEMESDYEDTDTDPRHRDMSSETTL; the protein is encoded by the exons aTGGACCCTGAGCGGGGCATGATGGGAGGCCGCCATCGCTATGAGGAAGCGGACGAGG AACATCAATCCATCTACATCGGTGTGCCGATCCCTCGAGGGTACAGACGCAAACGCCGGCGAAGACGCTCCATGTCCAGCCGAGACTCGGGGGAGGTGGAGCGAGACAGGCGGTATGAGCACCATCACAGACATCACGAGCACCACGACCTGGACCGGTACGACATCGAGGCTGGGGGCCTGGACCCTCCCGAACACAGCCTGCCCCCCGACATCAACAGGACCA TGTCCCCTGCGGCTGAGCGTCTTCGCTACATCCTGGGAGATGACGATGACATGCCCACACCGACCCTGTTCACAGAGATGGACACGCTGCAGCATGAGGGGGACGAGCTGGAGTGGAAGGAGTCGGCCAG GTGGGTGAAGTTTGaggagaaggtggaggagggtggTGAGCGGTGGAGCAAGCCTCATGTGTCCACACTGTCCCTGCACAGCCTGTTTGAGCTGCGCACCTGTCTACAAACTGGCACTGTGCTACTAGACCTGGAGGGGTACTCCCTACCGCAGATAGTGG ATGACATTATCGAGAGACAGATCGAAGAGGGGATGATTGGTCCGGAACTGCGGGATAAGATCAGTTTCGTCCTGCTGCGGAAGCACAGGCATCAGACCAAGAAGCCTATCCACCGCTCCCTGGCAGACATCGGCAAATCAGGCGGCGGAAGTGCTGGCA ACCGCAGTCCAAACCGTGCCCCACCCGCGGGAGCAAACTTTAACCGCTCCACAGAAGACCTGCGCTCCAAACAGGCAGGCAACTATGGCCGTCTGC GTCATGCCCAAAGTCGCAGTATGAATGATATTGCTGATACACCAAGCACAGACCAG CTGAAGAACAAATTCATTAAAAAGATCCCCCGAGATGCAGAGGCATCCAATGTCCTGATTGGAGAAGTTGACTTCCTGGACAAACCCTTTGTGGCCTTTGTACGTTTGGCTCAGGCAACCACACTCGGAGGACTGACTGAGGTCCCCGTGCCCACCAG GTTCTTATTTGTTCTCCTGGGACCTCATGGCAAAGCCAAGTCCTATAATGAGATTGGCAGAGCCATCGCCACCCTGATGGTAGATGAT CTCTTCAGTGATGTCGCATACAAAGCCAGGGATCGGGAGGATCTCATTGCCGGCATCGATGAGTTCTTGGACGAGGTCATCGTCTTGCCACCTGGGGAATGGGACCCCAAAATCCGCATTGAGCCCCCCAAGAAAGTGCCCTCAGCTGACAAAAG gaagTCAGTTTTCTCCCTGAACGAGCTTGGCCAGATGAACGGGGCAGCCGGTGGGGGAGGAGGCCACGGTGACGATGAGGAGATGCCCGCAGCGCATGAGCTTGGAGAGGAGCTGGCCTTCACTGGCAg ATTCTGTGGTGGCCTGTTCTTAGACATCAAGCGTAAGGTTCCCTGGTTCCCTAGTGATTTATATGAGGGCTTTCATGTTCAGTCCATTTCTGCTGTCCTCTTCATCTACCTGGGCTGCATCACCAACGCAATCACCTTTGGTGGCCTCCTTGGAGATGCCACTGACAACTACCAG GGGGTGATGGAGAGTTTCCTGGGCACAGCTCTGGCCGGGACAGTATTCTGCCTGTTTAGTGGCCAGCCACTCATCATCCTCAGTTCCACAGGGCCCATCCTCATCTTTGAGAAACTGCTCTATGAATTCAGCAA GAGCAACGGCATTGACTACATGGAGCTGCGCCTGTGGATCGGCATTCACTCCTGCGTGCAGTGCTTCTTCCTGGTGGCCACAGACGCCAGCTACATCATCAAGTACATGACACGCTTCACCGAGGAGGGATTCTCCAGCCTCATctccttcatcttcatttcGGACGCAATCAAGAAGATGGTGGGCTCCTTCAAGTACTACCCCATCAACACAGACTTCAAGCCCGACTACGTCACCCAGTACAAGTGCGAGTGCATCGCCCCTGACCCGA TGCCAGTGCCAGACAACACTTCTGCTCTGTTTGGG CTTCGCAAGCTCATCAGTGACTTCTCCATCTTCATGTCAATCATGACATTTGTGGGTCTTGATATGTTGATGGGGCTAAAGACTCCTAAACTAATTGTTCCCACTGAATTTAAG CCCACCCGTCCAGGTCGCGGCTGGATTGTGTTACCTTTCGGAAAGAACCCCTGGTGGGTGTATGTGGCCAGCTTTGTTCCAGCACTCCTTGTCAGCATCCTGATTTTCATGGATCAACAAATCAGTGCTGTTATTGTCAATCGCAAGGAGAACAAACTCAAG AAAGGGTGTGGCTATCACTTGGACctgttgtgtgtgggtataCTGATGGCAGTCTGTTCCTTCTTGGGACTGCCCTGGTACGTAGCTGCCACTGTCATCTCCATTGCCCACATAGACTCCCTTAAGATGGAGAGCGAGTCCAGCGCACCTGGAGAGCAGCCTCAGTTCCTGGGGGTGAG AGAACAGAGAGTGACTGGGATTCTTGTGTTTGTTCTCACCGGAGTGTCCATCTTCCTGGCCCCTGTACTTCAG TACATCCCAATGCCAGTACTTTATGGAGTTTTCCTCTACATGGGAGTGGCCTCGCTCAGTGGAATTCAG TTCTGGGACCGCATAAAATTATATCTGATGCCGTCCAAGCACCAGCCTGATTTCAGCTTCCTGCGCCATGTGCCCCTGAGACGGATTCACCTCTTCACACTGATCCAGATCATATGCCTCATTGTCCTCTGGGttctcaaatccacttttctggCCATTATCTTTCCTGTTATG ATTCTTGGGCTGTTGTTGGTGCGTAAGATGCTGGACATGGTGTTCTCGCAGCATGACTTAGCTTGGATGGATGATCTCTTGCctgaaaaagagaagaagaagaaagaggatGAGAAGAAGACAACAAAAGACAAGAAGAAGTCAAGAGTGGATGACAGTGAGGACGAG GAGAAGTACCACCCGTACTCTAACTGCTCTCCCCCAGACTCCGACCTGGACCGCAG CATCACACTGCACCTGAAGATCTCCTGCCCGTCTTCGCCGGCGGGGCCCATGAGCCGCGGCATGGCCTGTCCCGTGCCCCAGGTCAAGATCGAGATGGAGTCCGACTACGAGGACACGGACACGGACCCGCGGCACCGGGACATGAGCAGTGAGACAACGCTGTAG